The proteins below come from a single Miscanthus floridulus cultivar M001 chromosome 1, ASM1932011v1, whole genome shotgun sequence genomic window:
- the LOC136547442 gene encoding THO complex subunit 4A-like, with protein MAETLDMTLDDIIKNNKKSKSSSGGGRRSRGGSAPGGGGGSGSGGVGPTRRPFKRAGNRQAPYQPPKAPDAAWQHDMYPAVAAGGGGGGGRVSALETGTKLYISNLDFGVSNEDIKELFSELGDMKRYSINYDRSGRSKGTAEVLFARRSDAVAAVKKYNNVQLDGKPMKIELVGTNTPTAAAALPVSNGGHARNAVRSAPRGAAPAGMPQRRPHQRGGRRGGGSGGGRRGKEHSKPKSAEELDADLEKYHADAMQTN; from the exons ATGGCGGAGACGCTCGACATGACCCTCGACGACATCATCAAGAACAACAAGAAGAGTAAATCCTCCTCTGGTGGGGGCCGCCGCAGCCGCGGCGGATCCGcccctggcggcggcggcggcagcggcagcggtggGGTCGGGCCGACGAGGCGCCCCTTCAAGAGAGCCGGGAACAGGCAGGCGCCCTACCAGCCGCCGAAG GCCCCCGACGCTGCGTGGCAGCACGACATGTACCCTGCGGTCGCcgcaggaggaggcggcggcggcgggagggtcTCGGCTCTCGAGACCGGCACCAAGCTCTACATCTCCAACCTGGACTTTGGGGTTTCGAACGAGGATATCAAG GAGCTTTTCTCTGAGCTAGGTGATATGAAGCGCTACTCCATAAATTATGATCGAAGTGGGAGGTCTAAG GGTACAGCGGAAGTTTTATTTGCAAGGCGTTCTGATGCTGTAGCGGCAGTTAAAAAATATAACAATGTCCAACTTGATGGTAAGCCCATGAAGATAGAGTTAGTTGGGACCAATACTCCAACTGCAGCTGCTGCTCTTCCAGTCTCTAATGGTGGCCATGCTAGGAATGCTGTGAGGAG TGCACCGAGGGGTGCCGCCCCAGCAGGTATGCCGCAGCGTAGACCCCATCAGAGGGGTGGGAGGCGTGGTGGTGGATCTGGTGGTGGTCGTCGTGGCAAAGAGCACAGCAAGCCAAAGTCGGCTGAAGAACTCGATGCTGACTTGGAGAAGTATCATGCTGATGCGATGCAGACCAACTAA
- the LOC136547426 gene encoding trifunctional UDP-glucose 4,6-dehydratase/UDP-4-keto-6-deoxy-D-glucose 3,5-epimerase/UDP-4-keto-L-rhamnose-reductase RHM1-like, whose protein sequence is MATYEPKNILITGAAGFIASHVANRLVRNYPHYKIVVLDKLDYCSSLKNLNPSRASPNLKFVKGDIASADLVNHLLVTESIDTIMHFAAQTHVDNSFGNSFEFTKNNIYGTHVLLEACKVTGQIRRFIHVSTDEVYGETDEDAVVGNHEASQLLPTNPYSATKAGAEMLVMAYGRSYGLPVITTRGNNVYGPNQFPEKLIPKFILLAMRGLPLPIHGDGSNVRSYLYCEDVAEAFEVVLHKGEVGHVYNIGTVKERRVIDVAKDICRLFGLDTEKVIRFVENRPFNDQRYFLDDQKLKRLGWVERTPWEEGLKKTIEWYTTNPDYWGDVTGALLPHPRMLMTPGAERHNWTEEIKSLTSSPAEASTIAPTTSTKRTTDAPQKPFYKFLIYGRTGWIGGLLGKICDKQGIPYEYGKGRLEERSQLLEDIRNVKPTHVFNAAGVTGRPNVDWCETHKQDTIRTNVVGTLNLADVCREQGLLMINYATGCIFEYDAKHPEGSGIGFKEEDTPNFTGSFYSKTKAMVEELLKEYDNVCTLRVRMPISSDLSNPRNFITKIARYDKVVNIPNSMTILDELLPISIEMAKRDCRGIWNFTNPGGVSHNEILEMYKKYINPDFKWTNFTLEEQAKVIVAPRSNNEMDASKLKAEFPQLLSIKDSLIKYVFEPNRKVPAI, encoded by the exons ATGGCGACTTATGAGCCCAAGAACATTCTCATCACCGGTGCTGCTGGTTTTATTGCATCGCATGTCGCCAACCGCCTGGTGAGGAACTACCCGCACTACAAGATTGTTGTCCTCGACAAGCTTGACTACTGCTCCAGCCTAAAGAACCTCAACCCCTCGCGGGCTTCACCAAATTTGAAGTTTGTCAAGGGTGACATTGCAAGTGCTGATCTGGTGAACCACCTTCTGGTCACAGAGTCGATTGACACCATCATGCACTTTGCTGCTCAGACTCATGTAGATAATTCATTTGGCAATTCATTTGAGTTCACAAAAAACAATATATATGGTACCCACGTCCTTCTTGAGGCTTGCAAGGTTACTGGACAGATCAGGAGGTTTATTCATGTCAGTACTGACGAGGTCTATGGAGAAACTGATGAAGATGCTGTGGTTGGTAATCATGAGGCCTCACAGTTACTTCCAACAAATCCGTATTCAGCTACAAAAGCTGGGGCTGAAATGCTTGTGATGGCATACGGAAGGTCTTATGGTCTTCCTGTGATTACCACTCGGGGCAACAATGTGTATGGGCCAAATCAGTTCCCTGAGAAACTCATCCCCAAATTCATTCTTTTGGCCATGAGAGGTCTGCCTCTTCCAATTCATGGAGATGGTTCCAATGTCAGGAGCTACCTGTACTGTGAGGATGTGGCTGAAGCTTTTGAGGTTGTTCTTCACAAAGGGGAGGTTGGGCATGTGTATAATATTGGTACTGTGAAGGAGAGGAGGGTGATTGATGTGGCCAAAGACATTTGCAGGCTCTTTGGCTTGGATACTGAGAAAGTAATCAGGTTTGTTGAGAACAGGCCCTTCAATGACCAGAGGTACTTCCTGGATGATCAGAAGCTGAAGAGACTGGGATGGGTAGAGCGCACACCATGGGAAGAGGGCTTGAAGAAGACAATTGAGTGGTACACCACCAATCCTGATTACTGGGGAGATGTTACTGGTGCTTTGCTCCCTCACCCAAGGATGTTGATGACTCCTGGAGCTGAAAGGCATAACTGGACTGAGGAAATCAAATCTCTGACTTCTTCACCAGCTGAAGCTAGCACAATAGCTCCTACAACCAGTACCAAAAGGACCACTGATGCCCCTCAAAAGCCTTTTTACAAGTTCTTAATCTATGGCAGGACTGGATGGATTGGTGGCCTCCTTGGGAAGATTTGTGACAAGCAAGGGATTCCATATGAGTATGGGAAAGGACGCTTGGAGGAGCGCTCTCAGCTGTTGGAGGACATTAGAAATGTGAAGCCAACTCATGTCTTCAATGCTGCCGGAGTCACTGGGAGACCAAATGTTGACTGGTGCGAGACCCATAAACAGGACACTATCCGCACCAATGTTGTAGGCACATTGAATCTTGCTGATGTCTGTCGTGAGCAGGGTCTGCTCATGATTAATTATGCTACAGGCTGTATATTTGAGTATGATGCTAAGCACCCTGAAGGGTCTGGTATTGGCTTTAAAGAGGAAGACACGCCCAACTTTACAGGTTCCTTTTATTCTAAAACGAAAGCAATG GTGGAAGAGCTGTTGAAGGAGTATGATAATGTCTGTACTCTTAGGGTCAGGATGCCTATATCATCAGATCTAAGCAACCCTCGTAACTTCATCACAAAGATAGCTCGTTATGACAAGGTGGTGAACATTCCCAACAGCATGACAATTTTGGATGAGCTTCTGCCTATCTCCATTGAGATGGCGAAACGGGACTGCAGGGGCATATGGAACTTCACCAACCCTGGCGGTGTCAGCCACAATGAGATTCTGGAGATGTACAAGAAATACATCAATCCTGATTTCAAGTGGACCAACTTCACACTCGAAGAGCAGGCCAAGGTCATAGTCGCACCTAGAAGCAACAACGAGATGGACGCGTCGAAACTGAAGGCTGAATTCCCTCAGCTGCTTTCCATCAAGGATTCTTTGATCAAGTATGTCTTTGAGCCTAACAGGAAGGTTCCGGCTATTTGA